One segment of Phaeacidiphilus oryzae TH49 DNA contains the following:
- the argS gene encoding arginine--tRNA ligase — MTPAELSQAVQTAVSAAVDAGELTVPVPETVNVERPKNRDHGDFATNVALVLAKPAGKPPRAVAELVAVRLRELPGVAKVDIAGPGFLNITLDAATQGELARTIVEAGKDYGRNDTFVGQKLNLEFVSANPTGPIHIGGVRWAAVGDSLARVLRASGAEVTTEYYINDAGVQITKFGASLLASAHGRPVPEDGYVGEYINDIAQQILAEPGNAGLLDLPEEEQLARFRAEGLRLMVAEIQRSMADFGAHFDVWFSEKSLHDSGAVAKAVDRLREQGHVYDQDGAVWLRTTDFGDDKDRVLIKADGDTTYFASDAAYYLDKRDRGFETAVYMLGADHHGYVGRLKAIVACAGDDPTHNIEVLIGQFVKMLKDGEEVRMSKRAGNIITIDDVVDWIGVDAARYSLARVPTDSTLTLDIDVLTSQSNENPVFYVQYAHARMSSVARNAAELGIDRGAAEDFKPELLSSEWENQLLGRLGEFPGVLATAGELREPHRVARYLEDLARDYHRFYDNCRILPRGDEEVTDLTRARLWLAEATRTVIANGLDLLGVSAPERM, encoded by the coding sequence GTGACCCCCGCAGAGCTTTCCCAGGCAGTCCAGACCGCCGTCAGCGCAGCCGTAGACGCAGGCGAGCTGACCGTCCCCGTCCCCGAGACGGTGAACGTCGAGCGGCCGAAGAACCGCGACCACGGCGACTTCGCGACCAACGTCGCGCTGGTCCTCGCCAAGCCGGCCGGCAAGCCGCCGCGCGCGGTCGCCGAGCTGGTCGCGGTCCGCCTGCGCGAGCTGCCCGGGGTGGCGAAGGTGGACATCGCCGGGCCCGGCTTCCTCAACATCACCCTGGACGCCGCCACCCAGGGCGAGCTGGCCCGCACCATCGTCGAGGCCGGCAAGGACTACGGCCGCAACGACACCTTCGTCGGCCAGAAGCTCAACCTGGAGTTCGTCTCGGCGAACCCGACCGGCCCGATCCACATCGGCGGCGTCCGCTGGGCCGCCGTCGGCGACTCGCTGGCGCGCGTCCTCCGGGCCTCCGGCGCCGAGGTCACCACCGAGTACTACATCAACGACGCCGGCGTGCAGATCACCAAGTTCGGCGCCAGTCTCCTCGCCTCCGCCCACGGGCGGCCGGTCCCCGAGGACGGCTACGTCGGCGAGTACATCAACGACATCGCCCAGCAGATCCTCGCCGAGCCCGGGAACGCCGGCCTCCTCGACCTTCCCGAGGAGGAGCAGCTGGCCCGCTTCCGGGCCGAGGGCCTCCGCCTGATGGTCGCCGAGATCCAGCGCTCGATGGCCGACTTCGGCGCCCACTTCGACGTCTGGTTCTCGGAGAAGTCGCTGCACGACTCCGGCGCCGTCGCCAAGGCCGTCGACCGGCTGCGGGAGCAGGGCCACGTCTACGACCAGGACGGCGCGGTCTGGCTGCGGACCACCGACTTCGGCGACGACAAGGACCGGGTCCTGATCAAGGCCGACGGCGACACCACCTACTTCGCCTCGGACGCCGCCTACTACCTGGACAAGCGGGACCGCGGCTTCGAGACCGCCGTCTACATGCTGGGCGCCGACCACCACGGCTACGTGGGCCGCCTCAAGGCCATCGTGGCCTGCGCCGGCGACGACCCGACGCACAACATCGAGGTGCTGATCGGCCAGTTCGTCAAGATGCTCAAGGACGGTGAGGAGGTCCGCATGTCCAAGCGTGCGGGCAACATCATCACCATCGACGACGTGGTGGACTGGATCGGCGTGGACGCCGCCCGGTACTCCCTGGCCCGGGTGCCCACCGACTCCACCCTCACCCTCGACATCGACGTGCTGACCAGCCAGTCGAACGAGAACCCCGTCTTCTATGTGCAGTACGCCCACGCCCGGATGAGCTCGGTCGCCCGCAACGCCGCCGAGCTGGGCATCGACCGCGGCGCCGCCGAGGACTTCAAGCCGGAGCTGCTGAGCAGCGAGTGGGAGAACCAGCTGCTCGGCCGGCTCGGCGAGTTCCCCGGCGTGCTGGCCACTGCCGGCGAGCTGCGCGAGCCGCACCGGGTCGCCCGCTATCTGGAGGACCTGGCCCGGGACTACCACCGGTTCTACGACAACTGCCGGATCCTGCCGCGCGGCGACGAGGAGGTCACCGACCTCACCCGGGCCCGGCTGTGGCTGGCGGAGGCCACCCGCACGGTCATCGCCAATGGCCTCGACCTCCTCGGGGTCTCCGCCCCCGAGCGGATGTAG
- a CDS encoding response regulator, whose translation MDDSAVIRQLIRVNLELEGYEVVTAADGAECLEVVHTVRPDVVTLDVVMPRLDGLRTAARLASDPRTRDVRIAIVSACTQADLERGQSVGVDGYLGKPFEPADLIELVRRLIEQPPGAGRESVDAESA comes from the coding sequence GTGGACGACAGCGCGGTGATCCGGCAGCTGATCAGGGTCAACCTCGAGCTCGAGGGCTATGAGGTGGTGACCGCGGCCGATGGTGCCGAATGCCTGGAGGTCGTCCACACGGTGCGCCCGGACGTGGTGACGCTGGACGTCGTCATGCCCAGGCTGGACGGCCTGCGGACGGCGGCCCGGCTGGCCTCCGACCCGCGGACGCGGGACGTCCGGATAGCCATCGTGAGCGCCTGCACCCAGGCGGATCTGGAGCGCGGCCAGTCGGTCGGCGTGGACGGGTACCTGGGCAAGCCCTTCGAGCCCGCGGACCTCATCGAGCTGGTGCGCCGGCTGATCGAGCAGCCCCCGGGCGCCGGGCGGGAGTCGGTGGACGCGGAGAGCGCGTAG